In Camelina sativa cultivar DH55 chromosome 16, Cs, whole genome shotgun sequence, a single window of DNA contains:
- the LOC104753763 gene encoding putative F-box protein At1g70960: protein MSSGGDQQEMCISPELGYGRIAQPVRGLICLREKSKVVIYNPGTGKSLTYLPEIEARKQAAIKKNFGYDEVTNVFKVLAFDKSQGAKVHQILTIGSSEQSWRRIICDHDHSPVTEGLYKDGVLYYKARSHTDESLLMSFNLSSEVFTVIELPEGVDTRMKKLVNVKGGIALVMDAPANGSIQMMVRNEVSGKWDMVSFMIPQWKQTVEDMVFYFIGTVGTKKLVFMPACAR from the coding sequence ATGTCTTCTGGTGGTGATCAGCAAGAGATGTGTATCTCTCCTGAACTAGGATATGGTAGGATTGCTCAACCCGTCCGAGGGTTGATCTGTCTTCGCGAGAAAAGTAAGGTTGTCATTTACAATCCGGGTACGGGAAAGTCTCTGACTTATTTACCAGAGATCGAAGCACGTAAACAAGcggccataaaaaaaaatttcggaTACGATGAAGTTACAAATGTGTTCAAGGTTTTAGCGTTTGATAAATCACAAGGAGCTAAGGTACATCAGATTTTGACGATAGGATCGAGTGAACAATCTTGGAGAAGGATCATATGTGATCATGATCATTCTCCAGTTACGGAAGGGCTATATAAAGATGGAGTTTTGTACTACAAAGCTCGGTCCCATACCGACGAATCTCTGCTAATGAGCTTCAACTTGAGTTCTGAAGTGTTTACTGTCATTGAATTACCTGAGGGAGTCGACACTCGAATGAAGAAACTGGTGAATGTCAAAGGTGGAATTGCTTTGGTGATGGACGCCCCTGCCAATGGATCGATTCAAATGATGGTTAGAAATGAAGTTTCAGGAAAATGGGATATGGTCTCGTTTATGATTCCTCAGTGGAAGCAAACTGTTGAAGACatggtgttttattttatagGTACCGTTGgaacaaaaaaacttgttttcATGCCAGCCTGCGCGCGTTAG
- the LOC104750941 gene encoding protein WVD2-like 7 — protein sequence MAGEIHHEPFSLSFQGSSIHSGSISFGRFEKEGLAWEKRSSFSHNRYLEEVDKCSKPGSVTEMKAHFEAHFKKKGIRFPASLESQTWGVRQTGGEPYDEAVYATESFEDYRSDGSFSENTSQSNSVCNYSHGQEKCGQGKSQCEEYDEESVHCVSYDEILVNSDEVVELDEEEGGGDNRTLAVLVECEDLGTHEIPKEIEIQDSASVEEMGSRLDEHVPKKPSHATETPSSSSSSSSASRLKSRESVKPISPHDVRVAKASTKIHDITPKATYMMTKGSSLSYNSKTNVDAKSQKESRPRKTIESQPKTSKKTKTRTHDIATNRLKTSTNSSKLQMSTGSTSFRFKCSERAEKRKEFYMKLEEKIHAKKTETNQVQAKTQQKAEAEMKQFRKSLNFKATPMPSFYNTSTRPGSHNKREPSKVAPLRSRPATSASMTNRAVTRVSNKHGFEEAKMVKVIVSNKQQRVTKDSDLQKGNLMAVEMKQNIGVRRSEN from the exons ATGGCTGGCGAGATTCATCATGAACCGTTTAGCCTTAGTTTTCAG GGAAGTTCTATCCACTCTGGGTCAATATCGTTTGGAAGATTCGAGAAAGAAGGTTTAGCATGGGAGAAGAGGTCATCTTTTTCACACAATAGGTATCTTGAAGAAGTTGACAAGTGCTCTAAACCTGGCTCTGTTACTGAGATGAAAGCACATTTTGAGGCTCATTTCAAGAAGAAAGGAATCAGATTTCCGGCTTCTCTTGAATCTCAAACTTGGGGAGTTCGTCAAACAGGTGGTGAACCGTATGATGAAGCTGTCTACGCTACTGAAAGTTTCGAGGATTATCGATCTGATGGGAGTTTCTCGGAGAACACAAGTCAGTCAAACAGTGTTTGTAACTACAGCCATGGACAAGAGAAATGTGGTCAAGGAAAGAGTCAATGTGAGGAGTATGATGAGGAAAGTGTACATTGTGTGAGCTATGATGAGATTTTGGTGAATTCGGATGAAGTGGTTgagcttgatgaagaagaaggcgGTGGTGACAACAGGACTCTTGCTGTTCTGGTTGAGTGTGAGGATCTTGGAACTCATGAGATACCAAAGGAGATTGAGATTCAAGATTCTGCTTCAGTTGAAGAGATGGGATCAAGACTCGATGAACATGTTCCAAAAAAG CCATCTCATGCTACGGAAacaccctcctcctcctcgtcatCCTCCTCTGCATCTAGATTGAAGTCGCGGGAGAGCGTGAAACCTATTAGTCCTCATGATGTGCGTGTGGCTAAAGCTTCTACAAAAATACATGATATTACGCCAAAAGCTACTTACATGATGACAAAGGGTTCTTCTTTAAGTTATAATTCTAAAACCAATGTAGATGCCAAGAG CCAAAAGGAATCAAGACCGAGGAAAACCATTGAGTCTCAGCCTAAAACATCGAAGAAAACCAAGACTCGAACTCATGATATTGCTACAAACAG GTTAAAGACCAGTACCAATTCTTCAAAGCTGCAGATGAGTACAGGTTCTACTAGTTTCCGTTTCAAATGTAGCGAACGAGctgagaagagaaaagag TTCTATATGAAACTCGAGGAGAAAATACATGctaagaaaacagaaacaaaccaaGTTCAGGCCAAAACACAG CAAAAGGCGGAAGCTGAGATGAAACAATTCAGGAAAAGCCTCAACTTCAAGGCAACACCAATGCCTTCATTCTACAACACCAGTACTAGACCGGGGTCTCATAACAAG AGAGAGCCATCTAAAGTAGCACCATTAAGATCCCGACCCGCGACCTCAGCCTCGATGACAAACAGGGCAGTCACAAGAGTTTCTAACAAACACGGTTTTGAAGAAGCTAAAATGGTAAAGGTAATAGTCAGTAATAAACAACAACGTGTGACTAAAGATTCGGATTTGCAAAAGGGTAATCTCATGGCGGtcgaaatgaaacaaaatattggtGTTCGAAGAAGCGAAAACTAA
- the LOC109129591 gene encoding putative F-box protein At1g70970 yields MSFNVRSEEFAVIRYPDYESDYTSWRFVFYEEKIALVNDSDFDKEDVNDEPNLDNEAVNDEPNGTKVFHIIVLDESTQQWDKTPINILHWEEAVGEKGFYFQGTIGENELVFAQNSTKRGGPDYCVLYNNTETESFRNFEIQGVVGNDESVRTFLDHVDSLYLM; encoded by the coding sequence ATGAGCTTCAATGTGAGGTCTGAAGAGTTTGCCGTCATTAGATATCCTGACTATGAATCCGATTATACAAGTTGGAGATTTGTGTTTTACGAAGAGAAAATTGCCTTAGTGAATGACTCTGACTTTGACAAAGAAGATGTGAATGATGAACCAAACTTGGACAATGAAGCTGTGAATGATGAACCGAATGGGACTaaagtttttcatataattGTTTTGGATGAGAGTACGCAACAATGGGATAAAACCCCCATAAATATTCTTCACTGGGAAGAAGCTGTTGGAGAGAAGGGATTTTATTTCCAAGGTACCATTGGAGAAAACGAACTTGTTTTTGCACAAAACTCTACCAAACGTGGCGGCCCTGACTATTGTGTGTTGTATAACAATACAGAGACAGAAAGTTTCAGAAACTTTGAGATTCAAGGAGTGGTTGGCAATGATGAAAGTGTTCGAACCTTCTTGGATCACGTTGATAGCCTTTACCTTATGTGA
- the LOC104753762 gene encoding O-acyltransferase WSD1-like translates to MAIERQVTEGEEAVSPFAQLFSLPGLDVFNIVTFGFKTEGNPSTIVEGLKKTLINHPRFSSILVTGHGEQKRKAKWTPTKVKVEEHVIVPDIDLINKNPDEFLEDYTSRMAFSPMDMSRPLWEFHLLKLKTSHAKYVIVGRFHHSLGDGMSLMSLLLACTRKTCDPEALPTFVAPKKRKVKNVCFSLFAWLWFIVRVMFHTCVEVIKSMVFIFGVRDTSAHIIATPGATLSTNKFIHQIISLDDVKTVKNAMNMTVNDVVLGMVQAGLSQYLNQRFGHETSSKSRKIRGVVFFNLRPNKNIEDLANMMAKGSKCRWGNSIGYVLIPLETKSYDDVFEYVRQSKTIMDRKKHSLEPLFSNGLLKLTLKLFGFKGLRTLVRKLFGTTTMTFSNVVGPSEEISFFGHHISYIAANTIGIPQGLVICIQSYVDKLIINIAVDVDVIPDPHHLCDLIIEALHMMKSASPQKIFHASEV, encoded by the exons ATGGCAATAGAAAGGCAAGTGACGGAAGGAGAGGAGGCAGTAAGTCCATTTGCACAATTGTTTAGCTTGCCAGGTCTCGATGTCTTCAACATTGTAACCTTTGGATTCAAAACCGAAGGCAATCCATCAACAATTGTTGAAGGCCTAAAGAAAACCCTGATCAACCATCCACGCTTCTCTAGCATACTG GTGACTGGTCATGGTGAGcagaaaagaaaagctaaatGGACTCCTACGAAAGTAAAAGTAGAAGAACATGTAATTGTTCCCGATATTGATCTCATCAATAAGAATCCTGATGAATTTCTAGAGGACTATACATCAAGGATGGCTTTTTCTCCCATGGATATGTCCAGACCTTTATGGGAGTTTCATTTATTGAAACTTAAAACATCACATGCCAAATATGTGATTGTTGGTAGGTTCCATCATTCTTTGGGCGATGGTATGTCTCTTATGTCTCTTTTACTCGCTTGTACTCGGAAGACATGTGATCCGGAAGCATTGCCTACTTTTGTGGCTCCGAAGAAAAGGAAAGTGAAGAACGtttgcttttctttgtttgcttgGTTATGGTTCATAGTAAGAGTTATGTTCCACACTTGTGTTGAAGTTATCAAGTccatggtttttatttttggtgtgaGGGACACCTCGGCTCATATAATAGCTACGCCAGGGGCTACACTTAGCACTAATAAGTTTATTCATCAAATCATTAGTTTGGATGATGTCAAAACGGTGAAGAACGCCATGAATATG ACTGTAAATGATGTTGTTCTTGGGATGGTACAAGCTGGTCTTTCTCAATATTTGAATCAAAGATTTG GTCATGAAACATCTTCAAAGTCAAGAAAAATTCGTGGTGTTGTATTTTTCAATCTAAGGCCAAATAAAAACATTGAG GATTTGGCAAATATGATGGCAAAAGGTTCAAAGTGTAGATGGGGGAACTCAATAGGGTATGTTCTAATTCCTTTGGAGACGAAATCATACGATGATGTATTTGAATATGTTCGACAATCCAAAACTATTATGGATCGTAAGAAACATTCCCTCGAACCTCTATTTTCTAATGGGTTGCTCAAATTAACATTGAAGCTTTTTGGATTTAAG GGACTCAGAACTTTAGTAAGGAAATTATTTGGAACCACAACAATGACATTCTCTAATGTGGTTGGTCCATCCGAAGAAATTAGCTTTTTTGGCCATCATATATCTTACATAGCAGCAAACACCATTGGTATTCCACAG gGACTCGTTATTTGTATTCAAAGCTATGTGGACAAACTTATAATCAACATCGCAGTTGATGTAGACGTGATTCCAGACCCTCATCACCTATGCGATCTCATCATCGAAGCTCTCCACATGATGAAGTCTGCTTCTCCACAAAAGATTTTTCATGCTTCAGAGGTTTAA
- the LOC104750944 gene encoding uncharacterized protein LOC104750944, which translates to MEGGIKQTSSYYEILGVAVDSSAEQIRRAYHKLAKKWHPDRWTNDPFGAGEAKRRFQQIQEAYSVLSDQRKRSLYDAGLYDSGEDEGYFDFVQEMVSLMAQTRREEKQYSLEELQTMVDDMIYEFQSEPLFQNQSVEMNFDLNQPVDWHPQMSLPVSSFDFYPQSSY; encoded by the exons ATGGAAGGTGGCATTAAGCAAACGTCGTCGTATTACGAGATTCTTGGCGTTGCCGTTGATTCTTCGGCGGAGCAGATACGGCGGGCGTATCATAAGCTTGCTAAGAAATGGCATCCTGATCGGTGGACTAATGATCCTTTTGGAGCTGGGGAAGCTAAACGAAGGTTCCAGCAGATTCAAGAAGCTTATTCAG TGTTGTCGGATCAGAGGAAACGAAGTCTTTATGATGCTGGACTCTATGATTCTGGAGAAGATGAG GGATACTTTGATTTTGTTCAAGAGATGGTTTCACTCATGGCTCAAACTAGAAGAGAG GAAAAGCAATACAGCTTGGAAGAGCTACAGACTATGGTCGATGACATGATCTATGAGTTCCAATCAGAACCATTGTTCCAGAACCAATCAGTGGAAATGAATTTCGACCTAAACCAACCGGTTGACTGGCATCCACAGATGTCTCTACCGGTTTCAAGCTTTGACTTCTATCCACAGAGCAGCTACTAA
- the LOC104750942 gene encoding putative F-box protein At1g70960: MENLNFEALPQDVQMKIMSRLPLKSLVTCICVSKKYASLIRTKAFRDLYLHRSMTRPRVLFVAHDIRIQQNKAEALFHSVYQDEEPLLSSGQQQIRTNEAEVPLDEVSQPIQGLICLRGGTNVVICNPGAKKFRRLPQIQRPNGASIRCFFGYDETTDVFKVLCITQFGEGRRTKEFHVYTVTEGSVEDSSWSRITCKHDHSQVSRGLFKGGFLYYVAQPNSEKYQVMSFNVSSEDFTVIEVPDRGETSTVNDHRWKLVNYNGEIALVDDSVFKSGIVDIWDDDGIGCFVLWVRNEISGNWGRKIVKIPQWLETVEHHKFFFNGTIGTRELVFTPYCWLEGQIFVVYYDTDTTNLRRFEIEGMVDGYYYVRTFLNHVDSTWLI, from the coding sequence ATGGAGAATTTAAACTTCGAAGCACTTCCTCAAGATGTACAAATGAAGATCATGTCACGGTTGCCTCTGAAATCATTGGTGACATGCATATGCGTCTCGAAGAAATATGCATCTTTAATCCGCACAAAAGCATTCAGAGATCTTTACTTGCATCGATCCATGACAAGGCCTCGAGTGTTGTTCGTCGCCCATGATATAagaatccaacaaaacaaagcCGAAGCCTTGTTTCACTCGGTTTATCAAGATGAGGAACCATTGTTGTCCTCTGGTCAACAACAGATACGTACCAACGAAGCAGAAGTACCACTTGATGAAGTTTCTCAACCCATCCAAGGTTTGATCTGTCTTCGAGGTGGTACTAATGTTGTCATTTGCAACCCGGGAGCGAAAAAGTTTCGGCGTTTACCTCAGATCCAAAGGCCTAACGGAGCATCCATAAGATGTTTTTTCGGATACGATGAAACTACGGATGTATTCAAGGTGTTATGTATAACACAGTTTGGAGAAGGTAGGCGAACTAAGGAGTTTCATGTATACACGGTGACGGAGGGATCGGTTGAAGACTCTTCTTGGAGCCGTATCACATGTAAGCATGATCATTCACAAGTTAGTCGAGGATTATTCAAAGGAGGTTTCTTGTACTATGTAGCTCAGCCCAATAGTGAAAAATATCAGGTAATGAGCTTCAACGTGAGTTCTGAAGATTTCACTGTCATTGAAGTACCTGACAGAGGCGAAACCTCTACAGTTAATGATCATCGTTGGAAATTGGTGAATTACAATGGGGAAATTGCCTTAGTAGATGACTCTGTGTTTAAAAGTGGAATTGTCGATATATGGGACGATGATGGCATTGGATGTTTTGTATTGTGGGTTAGGAACGAGATATCAGGAAACTGGGGGAGAAAGATCGTTAAGATTCCTCAATGGCTAGAAACTGTTGAACatcacaagttttttttcaatGGTACCATTGGAACAAGAGAACTTGTTTTCACACCATACTGTTGGTTAGAGGGACAAATATTTGTGGTGTATTATGATACAGACACAACAAACCTCAGAAGATTTGAGATTGAAGGAATGGTTGATGGATACTATTATGTTCGAACCTTCTTGAATCATGTTGATAGTACTTGGCTTATATGA
- the LOC104750943 gene encoding sulfated surface glycoprotein 185-like, translating into MPEKTHRSKALVVTIFTAMAFLTFPMIVNASDHSSTNRKLEEDPIKCTPCLQNIPPPSPPPPSPPPPSPACPPPPRPPSPPKKSYCPPPPSTYIYMTGPPGELYPVDQQFGAAAGKSFTVVKISGLIAFGVMSFLMKMN; encoded by the coding sequence ATGCCGGAGAAAACTCACCGTTCAAAGGCTCTCGTGGTCACTATCTTCACGGCGATGGCGTTTCTCACGTTTCCTATGATCGTAAACGCCTCAGATCATTCTTCAACCAATAGAAAACTCGAAGAGGATCCTATTAAATGCACACCTTGTCTCCAAAACATTCCTCCTCCCTCACCTCCACCACCATCACCTCCACCGCCGTCCCCGGCTTGTCCTCCTCCGCCACGTCCACCTTCGCCGCCGAAGAAGTCTTACTGCCCGCCACCTCCGTCTACCTACATATACATGACGGGTCCACCCGGTGAGTTGTATCCCGTTGATCAGCAGTTTGGAGCGGCTGCTGGTAAAAGCTTCACGGTGGTTAAGATCTCGGGACTGATCGCATTTGGAGTTATGAGTTTCTTGATGAAGATGAACTAA
- the LOC109129523 gene encoding LOW QUALITY PROTEIN: uncharacterized protein LOC109129523 (The sequence of the model RefSeq protein was modified relative to this genomic sequence to represent the inferred CDS: substituted 2 bases at 2 genomic stop codons) — translation MSCAFFLVFFLSEGMLTFSVIKIPFIXGYQRSRFIRFIKFRRRFTVLTADVDRKKLERGRVTPRHXILNGLRPTQTLFSSP, via the coding sequence ATGTCATGtgctttttttcttgtcttcttcttgtcaGAGGGGATGCTCACGTTCTCCGTTATCAAAATCCCGTTTATTTAGGGTTATCAACGGTCCAGATTCATCCGATTTATAAAGTTTAGACGGCGGTTTACTGTTTTGACGGCAGATGTGGATCGTAAAAAACTCGAACGTGGCAGGGTTACGCCACGTCATTAAATTCTTAATGGACTCAGGCCCACTCAGACACTTTTCTCGAGCCCATAA